One Nocardia iowensis DNA window includes the following coding sequences:
- a CDS encoding MFS transporter has product MTLIDTAAEGFHPVDSALDQTSEAVQPRAGQREWLGLAVLALACLVYAMDLTVLHLAVPMISADLHPTSSQLLWIIDVYGFMVAGLLITMGTLGDRIGRRRILLGGAAAFAVVSVIAAFAPTAETLILCRALLGIAGATLAPSTLSLIFNMFRDTRQRSVAVGVWVGAFSAGGAVGPLFGGVLLEYFWWGSVFLLAVPVMALLLVIGPKVLPEFRDPEAGKLDPVSALLCVAAMIALVFGMKKIAQDGLGGAALLALVAGAAVGALFVRRQLTGPDPMLDLRLFRLSTFRIALLINVIGIFVAFGYFLFVAQYFQLVLGLSPLGTGIAMAPSGIGFIVGSQLAPRIVRVVRPAYLVGVGMAASAVGLLMMTQVAATGSLALAVTASVVISLGLAPVFGITTELIVGSAPPEQAGAASGVSETGAELGGALGISILGSISIALYRGDLAATLPADLPAEAGRSVRDTLGAAVQTSAELPGELGESVLHAARAAFLHGMHVTAAITAVAALVISVIAVVRLRHVPAGVGTEQD; this is encoded by the coding sequence ATGACCCTCATCGACACCGCAGCAGAAGGATTCCATCCCGTGGACAGCGCCCTCGACCAGACGTCGGAAGCGGTGCAGCCGCGCGCCGGGCAGCGGGAGTGGCTCGGGCTCGCGGTGCTCGCGCTCGCCTGCCTGGTCTACGCGATGGACCTCACCGTGCTGCATCTCGCCGTGCCGATGATCAGCGCGGATCTGCATCCGACCAGCTCACAACTGCTGTGGATCATCGACGTGTACGGATTCATGGTGGCCGGACTGCTGATCACCATGGGCACGCTCGGCGATCGCATCGGCAGGCGGCGCATCCTGCTCGGCGGTGCGGCCGCGTTCGCCGTGGTGTCGGTGATCGCCGCGTTCGCCCCCACCGCGGAGACCCTGATCCTCTGCCGAGCCCTGCTCGGCATCGCGGGCGCGACACTGGCCCCGTCGACGCTGTCGTTGATCTTCAACATGTTTCGCGACACCAGGCAGCGTTCGGTCGCGGTCGGCGTGTGGGTCGGCGCGTTCTCGGCGGGCGGCGCGGTCGGCCCGCTGTTCGGCGGGGTGCTGCTGGAGTACTTCTGGTGGGGTTCGGTGTTCCTGCTCGCGGTGCCGGTGATGGCGCTGTTGCTGGTGATCGGCCCGAAGGTGCTACCCGAGTTCCGTGATCCCGAGGCGGGCAAGCTCGATCCGGTCAGCGCGCTGCTCTGCGTGGCCGCCATGATCGCGCTGGTGTTCGGCATGAAGAAGATCGCCCAGGACGGCCTCGGCGGCGCCGCGCTGCTGGCCTTGGTCGCGGGCGCGGCGGTCGGTGCGCTCTTCGTGCGCCGTCAGCTCACCGGCCCCGACCCGATGCTCGATCTGCGGCTGTTCCGGCTCAGCACCTTCCGGATCGCCTTGCTGATCAACGTCATCGGCATCTTCGTCGCCTTCGGCTACTTCTTGTTCGTCGCCCAGTACTTCCAGCTGGTGCTCGGCCTTTCACCGCTCGGCACCGGCATCGCGATGGCGCCGTCGGGTATCGGCTTCATCGTCGGCTCGCAGCTCGCTCCGCGTATTGTCCGGGTGGTTCGGCCCGCGTACCTGGTCGGCGTCGGCATGGCCGCCTCGGCGGTCGGTCTGCTGATGATGACGCAGGTCGCCGCGACCGGCAGCCTGGCGCTCGCGGTCACTGCCTCGGTGGTCATCTCGCTAGGGCTGGCGCCGGTGTTCGGCATCACCACCGAGCTCATCGTCGGCTCGGCGCCGCCGGAGCAGGCCGGGGCCGCCTCCGGTGTTTCCGAAACCGGTGCGGAACTCGGTGGTGCGCTGGGCATCTCGATCCTGGGCAGCATCAGCATCGCGCTCTACCGTGGCGACCTGGCCGCCACGTTGCCCGCTGACCTGCCTGCCGAGGCGGGCCGATCGGTGCGCGACACCCTGGGCGCGGCGGTGCAGACCAGTGCCGAGCTGCCCGGCGAGCTCGGCGAGTCCGTGTTGCACGCGGCACGGGCGGCGTTCCTGCACGGCATGCATGTCACGGCGGCGATCACGGCCGTTGCGGCGCTGGTCATTTCGGTGATCGCGGTGGTGCGGCTGCGGCACGTTCCCGCGGGCGTGGGCACAGAGCAGGATTGA
- a CDS encoding CoA transferase — protein sequence MNAHTRLVHDYEAGIGVTASAITPSPDPGSNLAATLPVWALAAGSVAALTAAANRIRAVRGLDPVAHRIDPARITAAFRSELLLRINGRPATMFADLSGFFPTFDGWVRTHANYPHHRDRLLTALGLPTDAPIDLAVAQMAMSRASDIEDYAAAHGAIAVRVRTEHEWADSPAGRAAAAGPIVAIDRRADRGEPGLPVGAAPFQPLRGIRVLDLTRVIAGPVATRTLALLGADVLRVDPPQLPEIPWQYADTGQGKRSTLLDLWTQLPVVSDLLAAADVLVTGYRPGALEHAGLTAAMRPGLVHGRVSAWGEVGPWGGRRGFDSIVQAASGISIAEGAPAVPGTLPAQALDHASGYLLAAGVIDALAARASDGIGRDVRVSLARTASWLLAAPQRTHRHPQAALPDPANAISHAGTITAAPVVAEYPAYNWPAPTYGADRPAWPLKTH from the coding sequence GTGAACGCTCACACACGGCTGGTCCACGACTACGAAGCCGGAATCGGTGTCACCGCCTCCGCCATTACTCCTTCTCCTGACCCCGGCAGCAATCTTGCTGCGACACTGCCGGTCTGGGCGCTGGCCGCCGGGTCGGTCGCCGCGCTGACCGCCGCGGCGAACCGGATTCGCGCCGTCCGCGGCCTCGATCCGGTAGCCCATCGCATCGACCCTGCCCGCATCACCGCGGCGTTCCGCAGCGAACTACTGCTGCGGATCAACGGCAGGCCCGCGACCATGTTCGCCGACCTCTCCGGCTTCTTCCCCACCTTCGACGGGTGGGTCCGCACGCACGCCAACTACCCACACCACCGTGATCGTCTGCTCACCGCCCTCGGCCTGCCCACCGACGCTCCCATTGATCTCGCCGTCGCGCAGATGGCGATGAGCCGCGCGTCCGACATCGAAGACTACGCCGCCGCGCACGGGGCGATCGCGGTCCGCGTTCGCACCGAACACGAGTGGGCCGACAGCCCAGCAGGCCGGGCCGCCGCGGCCGGCCCGATCGTCGCGATCGACCGGCGCGCCGACCGCGGCGAACCCGGATTGCCGGTCGGCGCGGCGCCGTTCCAGCCGCTGCGCGGAATCCGGGTGCTCGACCTGACCCGGGTGATCGCCGGACCGGTCGCGACCCGGACGTTGGCGCTGCTCGGCGCGGACGTCCTGCGGGTGGATCCGCCGCAACTGCCCGAAATCCCTTGGCAGTACGCCGACACCGGCCAGGGCAAACGCTCGACCCTGCTGGATTTGTGGACGCAACTGCCGGTGGTCAGCGACCTGCTGGCCGCAGCCGACGTGCTGGTCACCGGATACCGCCCCGGCGCACTGGAACACGCGGGTCTCACCGCCGCCATGCGTCCAGGGCTGGTGCACGGCCGGGTGAGTGCCTGGGGCGAGGTCGGACCTTGGGGCGGACGACGCGGTTTCGACAGCATCGTGCAGGCCGCCTCCGGGATCTCGATCGCCGAGGGTGCACCCGCCGTGCCCGGCACGCTGCCCGCGCAAGCACTCGACCACGCCTCCGGTTATCTGCTCGCCGCGGGCGTGATCGACGCACTGGCCGCCCGCGCGTCCGACGGTATCGGCCGGGATGTCCGAGTTTCCTTGGCGCGCACCGCCTCCTGGCTGCTCGCCGCGCCGCAGCGCACCCACCGTCACCCGCAGGCCGCCCTGCCCGACCCCGCCAACGCGATTTCACACGCGGGCACCATCACCGCGGCACCCGTTGTCGCCGAATACCCCGCCTACAACTGGCCCGCGCCCACCTACGGTGCGGACCGCCCCGCTTGGCCCCTGAAGACCCACTAG
- a CDS encoding thioesterase II family protein: MGRTIESGEWLRILRSEATPRHHLLCFPAGGGPASAYRELAQHVGAGVAVAAVQYPGRQDRLAEAPITELDTLAERIAEEVLRHGFIDRLALFGHSMGATVAFETARRLERGGQAVTTLFVSGRPAPTFVETQRLHLGTDDDLIGDLERLSADPAPIQMLRDEPSLAELVLPAVRGDYQAVETYRYTPGDPLTANIAALVSSSDPTMTPDQADEWADFTSGAFERATFSGGHFYIDERPAEVAEAITAHLTGDRSRA, from the coding sequence GTGGGCAGAACCATCGAGTCCGGTGAGTGGCTGCGGATCCTGCGATCCGAGGCGACTCCCCGCCACCACCTGCTGTGTTTCCCCGCCGGCGGCGGGCCGGCCAGCGCGTACCGTGAGTTGGCACAACATGTCGGCGCGGGCGTCGCCGTTGCCGCGGTGCAATATCCGGGCCGGCAGGACCGGCTGGCCGAAGCACCGATCACCGAACTCGACACGCTCGCCGAGCGGATTGCTGAAGAAGTGCTGCGCCACGGATTCATCGATCGGCTCGCGTTGTTCGGGCACAGCATGGGGGCCACCGTCGCGTTCGAAACCGCGCGGCGGCTGGAGCGCGGGGGCCAAGCGGTGACCACGTTGTTCGTCTCCGGCCGTCCCGCACCGACTTTCGTGGAAACCCAACGTCTGCACCTCGGCACCGACGACGACCTGATCGGTGACCTGGAACGACTGTCCGCCGACCCCGCTCCCATCCAAATGCTGCGTGACGAACCGAGTCTCGCGGAATTGGTGCTGCCCGCCGTCCGCGGTGACTACCAGGCCGTCGAGACCTATCGGTACACGCCGGGTGACCCATTGACCGCAAACATCGCCGCACTGGTCAGCTCCAGCGACCCGACGATGACCCCGGATCAGGCCGATGAGTGGGCCGATTTCACCAGCGGAGCCTTCGAGCGCGCGACGTTCTCCGGTGGCCACTTCTATATCGACGAACGCCCGGCCGAGGTTGCCGAAGCCATCACCGCACACCTCACGGGCGACCGTTCGCGAGCTTGA
- a CDS encoding DUF2784 domain-containing protein, with product MLYRLLADATAAAHFVFVAYVVVGGFIAWRWPRSIWLHLIAFGWGFGTVLFRLDCPLTHLENWARHRAGQAGLPPSGFIDHYITGVIYPESALVTVRVLVAVGVLVSWVGYGWLRRRAAGSATRLQPSH from the coding sequence GTGCTGTATCGGCTATTGGCCGATGCCACCGCCGCCGCGCATTTCGTATTCGTGGCCTACGTGGTGGTCGGTGGGTTCATAGCGTGGCGGTGGCCGCGCAGCATCTGGCTGCACTTGATCGCGTTCGGTTGGGGATTCGGCACGGTGCTGTTCCGGCTCGATTGCCCGCTCACCCATCTGGAGAATTGGGCAAGGCATCGAGCGGGCCAGGCCGGGTTGCCGCCGAGCGGGTTCATCGACCACTACATCACCGGGGTGATCTATCCGGAGAGTGCGCTGGTGACGGTGCGGGTGCTCGTCGCGGTAGGTGTCCTGGTGTCCTGGGTTGGGTACGGCTGGCTGCGGCGGCGGGCAGCCGGATCGGCCACCCGCCTGCAGCCGTCGCACTAG
- a CDS encoding O-methyltransferase — MANRSGLGAIVRDRLPFLRWSMIRFALGGRSVLRTGQVGDGREQALLDYVRAKATAGDPDSVLATIDDFARNRSLLMNVGDEKGLLLDSAIRRAAPTLLLELGAYCGYSAVRTGRVMPPTARLVSVEASSANAEIARAVIEHAGLADRITVVVGKIGDGGATMRHLAIEHDFGPGTLDFVFIDHLKSAYLPDLKSIMAARWLHPGTVVVADNVKVPGAPDYRRYMRDHEGSTWRTIEHKTHLEYQSLIRDLMLESEYLGEPG; from the coding sequence ATGGCCAACCGGAGTGGACTCGGCGCGATCGTGCGCGATCGGCTGCCCTTCCTGCGCTGGTCGATGATCCGATTCGCGCTCGGCGGACGCAGCGTGCTGCGCACCGGGCAGGTGGGTGACGGACGCGAGCAGGCACTGCTCGATTACGTTCGCGCCAAGGCCACCGCGGGCGACCCGGACAGCGTGCTCGCCACCATCGATGACTTCGCGCGCAACCGCAGCTTGCTGATGAATGTCGGCGACGAAAAAGGTCTGCTGCTCGACAGCGCCATCCGGCGGGCCGCGCCGACACTGCTGCTCGAGCTGGGTGCCTACTGCGGATACAGCGCGGTGCGCACCGGCCGGGTGATGCCGCCGACCGCGCGGCTGGTTTCGGTGGAGGCGAGCTCCGCCAATGCCGAGATCGCCCGCGCCGTCATCGAGCACGCGGGACTGGCCGATCGGATCACCGTGGTGGTCGGCAAGATCGGCGACGGTGGCGCGACCATGCGGCACCTCGCCATCGAGCACGACTTCGGCCCCGGCACCCTGGATTTCGTGTTCATCGACCACTTGAAGAGCGCCTACCTCCCGGATCTGAAGTCGATCATGGCCGCCCGCTGGCTGCATCCGGGCACGGTCGTGGTGGCCGACAATGTCAAGGTCCCCGGCGCCCCGGACTACCGCCGCTATATGCGCGACCACGAAGGCTCCACCTGGCGCACCATCGAGCACAAAACCCACCTCGAGTACCAATCCCTGATCCGCGACTTGATGCTCGAATCCGAATACCTGGGCGAGCCCGGCTAG
- a CDS encoding SDR family NAD(P)-dependent oxidoreductase codes for MAESMIDPDELATCLRVLDQAGQLEKEHPDSVAVQRAVGHMFKKLKQRRRIEARAAVTEADREVVAATATGSPQRIDDETAGIPLASNARGASAGTLIRPRPCYICKQKYTQVDAFYHQLCPECAASSHTKRDARTDLTGRRALLTGGRAKIGMYIALRLLRDGAHTTITTRFPNDAIRRFAAMDDSPQWLHRLRVVGIDLRDPAQVVALADDVAAQGPLDILINNAAQTVRRSPGAYSALVDAESGPLPAGALPDVVTFGKTMQAHPTALTASLTPTLSAADVAELALVAGSATPERISRGVAIDAGGLVPDLAHTNSWVQTVAEVDPTELLEVQLCNSVAPFILVSRLRPAMAAAPARRKYIVNVSAMEGQFSRAYKGPGHPHTNMAKAALNMLTRTSASEMLETDGILMTAVDTGWITDERPHYTKVRLAEEGFHAPLDLVDGAARVYDPIVQGENGTDLYGCFLKDYRPSPW; via the coding sequence ATGGCCGAAAGCATGATCGATCCGGACGAGCTCGCGACCTGTCTGCGGGTACTGGACCAGGCCGGGCAGCTGGAAAAGGAGCATCCCGACTCGGTAGCGGTGCAGCGCGCGGTCGGCCACATGTTCAAGAAGCTCAAGCAGCGGCGCCGGATCGAGGCGCGGGCGGCGGTCACCGAAGCGGACCGCGAGGTCGTCGCCGCGACGGCCACCGGCTCGCCGCAGCGGATCGATGACGAGACCGCGGGCATCCCGCTCGCGTCGAACGCCCGCGGCGCGAGCGCGGGCACGCTGATCCGGCCGCGCCCCTGCTATATCTGCAAGCAGAAGTACACGCAGGTCGATGCGTTCTATCACCAGTTGTGCCCGGAGTGCGCGGCGAGCAGCCACACCAAGCGGGACGCCCGTACCGATCTGACCGGCCGTCGCGCGCTGCTGACCGGCGGGCGCGCCAAGATCGGCATGTACATCGCGCTGCGACTGCTCCGCGACGGCGCGCACACCACCATCACCACGCGCTTCCCGAACGACGCCATCCGCCGCTTCGCCGCCATGGACGACAGCCCGCAGTGGCTGCACCGGCTGCGCGTCGTCGGCATCGACCTGCGTGATCCCGCCCAGGTGGTGGCGCTCGCCGATGACGTCGCGGCGCAGGGCCCGCTCGACATCCTGATCAACAATGCCGCCCAGACCGTCCGCCGCTCCCCCGGCGCCTACAGCGCGCTGGTCGACGCCGAGTCCGGTCCGCTGCCCGCGGGCGCGCTGCCCGACGTGGTGACGTTCGGTAAGACGATGCAGGCGCACCCGACCGCGCTCACTGCCTCGCTCACCCCGACGCTGTCCGCCGCCGATGTCGCCGAACTCGCGCTGGTCGCGGGATCGGCTACCCCCGAACGCATTTCACGCGGCGTCGCGATCGATGCCGGCGGCCTGGTGCCGGACCTGGCGCACACGAACAGCTGGGTGCAGACCGTCGCCGAAGTCGACCCGACCGAACTTCTCGAAGTGCAGCTGTGCAATTCGGTCGCCCCGTTCATCCTCGTCTCGCGCCTGCGTCCCGCGATGGCCGCCGCACCGGCGCGGCGCAAGTACATCGTCAACGTCTCGGCGATGGAGGGTCAGTTCTCCCGCGCCTACAAGGGGCCCGGCCACCCACACACCAACATGGCCAAGGCGGCGCTGAACATGTTGACCCGCACCAGCGCGAGCGAAATGCTCGAAACGGACGGCATTCTGATGACCGCCGTCGACACCGGCTGGATCACCGACGAGCGCCCGCACTACACGAAGGTCCGGCTGGCCGAAGAAGGTTTCCACGCGCCCCTGGACCTGGTCGACGGCGCCGCCCGCGTCTACGACCCGATCGTGCAGGGCGAAAACGGCACCGACCTCTACGGCTGCTTCCTCAAGGATTACCGGCCCTCACCCTGGTAA
- a CDS encoding alpha/beta fold hydrolase has protein sequence MTNLLHTDTPRPDRQWTVTADGADLAVFEWGDPAAEPLVLVHGLTDTHRVWATVAALLTDGFRVITYDVRGHGRSATPALLAEFRLDRLAADFFAVIDAASPKRPVHTCGHGWGAVQLWEAVCDPRANTRIASFTAISGPNLDHLGLWLRAVAPHVRLRASELGWWLRGARWSLDPVPVARRLYPPRVRTLLVERLGGLSPVPARIARTWRTDLVAGGRIAQANLLHHLRRPRVRRTAVPVQLLVDSTDPFVPAALYDTSTRWVDRLWRCAVPADHWLPVTEPLLVAEAIANFVDDMRADKSAITPRSS, from the coding sequence ATGACCAACCTGCTCCACACCGACACGCCCCGCCCGGACCGGCAGTGGACGGTGACCGCCGACGGCGCCGACCTGGCCGTCTTCGAATGGGGCGATCCCGCCGCCGAACCCCTGGTCCTGGTGCACGGCCTCACCGACACGCACCGGGTGTGGGCCACCGTCGCGGCATTACTGACCGACGGCTTCCGAGTGATCACCTACGACGTACGCGGCCACGGCCGTTCGGCCACCCCGGCATTGCTCGCGGAGTTCCGGCTGGACCGGCTGGCCGCCGACTTCTTCGCGGTGATCGACGCGGCCAGCCCGAAGCGTCCGGTGCACACCTGCGGGCACGGCTGGGGCGCGGTGCAACTGTGGGAGGCGGTCTGCGATCCGAGGGCGAATACCCGGATCGCCTCGTTCACCGCCATTTCCGGACCCAATCTGGACCATCTCGGACTGTGGCTGCGGGCCGTCGCGCCGCACGTCCGGCTCCGGGCGAGCGAGCTGGGCTGGTGGCTGCGCGGTGCGCGCTGGAGCCTCGACCCGGTGCCCGTGGCACGCAGGCTCTACCCGCCGCGGGTGCGCACGCTGCTGGTGGAACGGCTCGGCGGGCTCTCGCCGGTGCCCGCCAGGATCGCCCGCACCTGGCGCACGGATCTGGTTGCGGGCGGGCGGATCGCGCAGGCCAACCTGCTGCACCATCTGCGGCGGCCGCGGGTGCGCCGCACCGCGGTGCCGGTGCAGCTGCTCGTCGACAGCACCGACCCGTTCGTGCCCGCCGCCCTCTACGACACCTCGACCCGCTGGGTGGACCGGCTGTGGCGTTGCGCGGTGCCCGCCGACCACTGGCTGCCGGTCACCGAGCCGCTGCTGGTCGCCGAGGCGATCGCCAACTTCGTCGACGACATGCGGGCGGACAAGTCCGCGATTACCCCGCGCAGCAGCTGA
- a CDS encoding TetR/AcrR family transcriptional regulator, with product MPRPSVRSTTSRAEIVDAAIRVIDRDGPRPSMDDIAREANITKPRLYRQFADKADLYTEIGNRMAKAAAAAAGNDLTLMLQPPRTALRRVLTGYADSILQHPNVFRFLGQAQVTQQSDGTVLQFDLGRAASDRFARQAREIAESIPIDTAGIDYLSRAVVGVVVSITDLWLADSALPHPDRTAEFIDQATELVWGLIDGFLRRQGISADPETPIFTSLAAVNQAQQPAN from the coding sequence GTGCCCCGGCCCAGCGTTCGTTCGACGACCTCCCGTGCGGAGATCGTCGACGCCGCGATCCGGGTGATCGACCGGGACGGGCCGCGGCCGAGCATGGACGACATCGCCCGCGAAGCGAACATCACCAAGCCGCGCCTGTATCGCCAGTTCGCCGACAAGGCCGATCTCTACACCGAGATCGGTAACCGGATGGCCAAGGCCGCCGCGGCCGCCGCGGGCAACGATCTGACGCTCATGCTGCAACCGCCGCGGACCGCGTTGCGGCGGGTGCTCACCGGATACGCCGACAGCATTCTGCAGCATCCCAACGTTTTTCGCTTCCTGGGCCAGGCGCAGGTGACCCAGCAGTCCGACGGCACGGTCCTGCAATTCGACCTCGGCCGGGCCGCGTCGGATCGTTTCGCCCGCCAGGCCCGCGAAATCGCCGAGTCCATCCCGATCGACACCGCGGGCATCGATTATCTGTCCCGCGCGGTGGTCGGCGTCGTCGTCTCGATCACCGACCTGTGGCTCGCCGATTCCGCGTTGCCGCACCCCGACCGCACCGCCGAATTCATCGACCAGGCCACCGAATTAGTCTGGGGCCTGATCGACGGATTCCTGCGCAGGCAGGGCATTTCCGCCGATCCGGAGACACCCATCTTCACCTCGCTCGCCGCCGTCAACCAGGCGCAGCAGCCCGCGAACTGA
- a CDS encoding acyl-CoA dehydrogenase family protein: MARAAWSDDEVEAVRDLAKTFFEKEVVPHEEKFVAQGHPDRALYNRAGELGLLCAAIPTEFGGGGGTFAHEAAIIEEQSRAGDGSMGMPVHSSIIAPYLKEFGSAELKQRVLPKAATGEMVLSIGMTEPGTGSDLQNIKTRAVREGDEYVITGSKIFITNGWLCDGIIIAVKTDPTKGASGVSLIFADVSDDTPGFKRGRILNKIGGKGQDTAELFFDGLRVPAANLLGEAEGLGFYQMMQMLAQERLVTGIIAVAMMEKAVQLTIDYTKGREAFGKPLFAMQNTKFELAECATLAKVSRTFLDDCIVRHLRGELDIPTAAMSKYWLTDQLGIVVDRCLQLFGGYGYMTEYPISQLYTGARVLRILAGSNEVMKDLIARSL, translated from the coding sequence ATGGCACGCGCCGCATGGAGTGACGATGAGGTCGAGGCGGTACGCGACCTCGCGAAGACGTTCTTCGAGAAGGAGGTCGTCCCGCACGAGGAGAAGTTCGTCGCCCAGGGCCACCCCGACCGCGCGCTGTACAACCGGGCGGGCGAGCTCGGCCTGCTGTGCGCCGCGATCCCCACCGAATTCGGCGGTGGCGGCGGCACGTTCGCGCACGAAGCGGCGATCATCGAGGAACAGTCGCGGGCGGGCGACGGCTCGATGGGCATGCCGGTGCACAGCTCGATCATCGCGCCGTACCTGAAGGAGTTCGGTTCCGCGGAACTCAAGCAACGGGTGCTGCCCAAGGCCGCCACCGGTGAAATGGTGCTGTCCATCGGGATGACCGAACCAGGCACCGGCTCGGATCTGCAGAACATCAAGACTCGCGCGGTGCGCGAGGGCGACGAGTACGTCATCACCGGCTCGAAGATCTTCATCACCAACGGCTGGCTCTGCGACGGCATCATCATCGCCGTCAAGACCGACCCGACCAAGGGCGCGTCGGGTGTCTCGCTGATCTTCGCCGACGTCTCCGACGACACCCCCGGCTTCAAGCGCGGCCGCATCCTCAACAAGATCGGCGGCAAGGGTCAAGACACCGCCGAACTGTTCTTCGACGGACTGCGGGTGCCCGCGGCGAACCTGCTGGGCGAGGCCGAAGGCCTCGGCTTCTATCAGATGATGCAGATGCTCGCCCAGGAGCGCCTGGTCACCGGCATCATCGCGGTCGCAATGATGGAAAAGGCCGTGCAGCTGACCATCGATTACACCAAGGGCAGGGAGGCCTTCGGCAAGCCGCTGTTCGCCATGCAGAACACCAAGTTCGAGCTCGCCGAGTGCGCCACCCTCGCGAAGGTCAGCCGCACCTTCCTCGACGATTGCATCGTGCGGCATCTGCGTGGCGAACTCGATATTCCCACCGCGGCGATGTCGAAGTACTGGCTCACCGACCAGCTGGGTATCGTGGTGGACCGCTGCCTGCAACTGTTCGGCGGCTACGGCTACATGACGGAGTATCCGATTTCGCAGCTCTACACCGGCGCCCGCGTCCTGCGCATCCTGGCGGGTAGCAACGAGGTGATGAAGGATCTCATTGCCCGGTCTCTCTGA
- a CDS encoding TetR/AcrR family transcriptional regulator: MTSETADGAALDSPTPPAAVALPRRRRLEPDERRAQILACAIDMFGERPYAAVSTAELAQRAGVARGLINHYFGNKRDLYLAVVRRMVTLPKLDDMIVPTGTERERVDASVHWLLDTIAEHGSTWVKVTSHEGVGDDPEVQQILDQADDAAAERLLLMVGLADSARSAALRAMVRAYGGLVKVAGREWITRGTLTRPQVHELLADMLMTLVTESLPKVDRRR; encoded by the coding sequence ATGACGAGTGAGACCGCGGACGGTGCTGCGCTGGACTCACCCACTCCGCCGGCTGCCGTCGCCCTGCCGCGCCGTCGCCGGCTCGAACCCGACGAGCGGCGGGCCCAGATCCTGGCGTGCGCGATCGACATGTTCGGTGAGCGGCCGTACGCGGCCGTCTCCACCGCCGAGCTGGCCCAGCGCGCAGGCGTCGCCCGCGGTCTGATCAACCACTACTTCGGCAACAAGCGCGACCTCTATCTCGCGGTGGTTCGTCGCATGGTCACCCTGCCCAAGCTCGATGACATGATCGTGCCCACCGGCACCGAGCGCGAGCGAGTCGATGCAAGTGTGCACTGGCTGCTGGATACCATCGCCGAGCACGGCAGCACCTGGGTGAAGGTGACCAGCCACGAGGGCGTCGGCGACGACCCCGAGGTGCAGCAGATCCTCGATCAGGCCGACGACGCGGCCGCCGAACGACTGCTGCTCATGGTCGGCCTCGCCGATTCGGCACGCAGTGCGGCTTTGCGCGCGATGGTCCGCGCCTACGGCGGGCTGGTCAAAGTGGCGGGCCGGGAATGGATCACCCGCGGCACGCTGACCCGCCCGCAGGTGCACGAGCTGCTTGCCGACATGCTGATGACACTGGTCACCGAATCGCTGCCGAAGGTGGACCGCCGGCGCTGA